One region of Catenuloplanes indicus genomic DNA includes:
- a CDS encoding helicase-associated domain-containing protein — MASPLVRWLAGRSPEQLAGILLRRPDSVHATTGSRPAAPPADLPALAERLQRPAGLEAALHTQPQPSHELLGLLIHLGRRRRPVPRATLAHHLGLPAADPGLTGALDRLAAFALAWPDHDGALHVPGELIRWFPHPLGLGADAARLYRETPAERLRQIVVALGRPDPGPRRDDAHAAVCAALGDAAAVRDLADTAPPDTRDLLHAMAAGSPVATPDPARSAAQDWAVSRGLLAFSGWRLEMPAEVATALRGPDWAPPFTPEPPLPAPVPVPAGALASESAAAAHTAVQSANALLDAVAATPAATLKTGGVGTRELTRLGKAAGLPPAEARFWLVLAHAAGLVAAVHDRSVGHGMDPVHYAVTGAHARWQRLSPAGRLTALLRHWPALAPAALAAHRGGFGPAGAALVPHPVDAVAPRLKAGLLDLLAALPEGVGLPAPFAAGPAVGWHRPLDRPVTGDRDELVVQLWEEGRLCGVIAHGALTPLGRALRSGTGDDLDRIAGELLPDAVTTALFQNDLTVVVPGIPDADLAALLDSCADRESRGSAGTWRFTAASVRRALDDGHRAEDLRAALSAVGRLPQALDYLITDVARRHGHVRVRPAGCVLHTDDPALVTEILSTRGPAALGLTSVAPTVLVSPAGVGETLAVLRAAGFAPAGEDATGGPLIRRPAPAAAAEAGPAPRVVAPIRDHGLGADDALHLATLLLGAATPADPVEEARRKIAALRPRSRPADEEIALHAERLDGAARATLAACVRERRSVYIEYVNAGGRRYTRLVEPVAVDGEFLVGWVPPLSEEVSFALGRIVSVAPE; from the coding sequence GTGGCGTCTCCACTCGTACGATGGCTCGCAGGTCGCAGCCCCGAACAGCTCGCCGGGATCCTGCTCCGGCGGCCGGACAGCGTCCACGCGACCACCGGCTCCCGGCCCGCCGCGCCCCCGGCCGACCTGCCCGCGCTCGCCGAGCGTCTCCAGCGCCCGGCCGGTCTGGAGGCCGCGCTGCACACCCAGCCGCAGCCCAGTCACGAGTTGCTCGGCCTGCTGATCCACCTGGGCCGCCGGCGCCGCCCGGTCCCGCGCGCCACGCTCGCCCACCACCTCGGGCTGCCCGCCGCCGACCCCGGGCTCACCGGCGCGCTCGACCGGCTCGCCGCGTTCGCGCTGGCCTGGCCGGACCACGACGGCGCGCTGCACGTACCGGGTGAGCTGATCCGGTGGTTCCCGCACCCGCTCGGCCTCGGCGCGGACGCGGCCCGCCTGTACCGCGAGACACCGGCCGAACGGCTGCGGCAGATCGTGGTCGCGCTCGGCCGGCCCGACCCCGGCCCGCGCCGGGACGACGCACACGCCGCGGTGTGCGCCGCGCTCGGCGACGCGGCCGCGGTCCGCGACCTCGCCGACACCGCGCCGCCGGACACCCGCGACCTGCTGCATGCGATGGCCGCCGGATCGCCGGTCGCCACGCCGGACCCGGCCCGGTCCGCCGCGCAGGACTGGGCGGTCAGCCGGGGTCTGCTCGCGTTCAGCGGCTGGCGGCTGGAGATGCCCGCCGAGGTCGCGACCGCGCTGCGCGGGCCGGACTGGGCGCCGCCGTTCACACCGGAGCCGCCGCTGCCCGCGCCGGTGCCGGTCCCGGCCGGCGCGCTGGCCAGCGAGTCCGCCGCGGCCGCGCACACCGCGGTCCAGTCCGCGAACGCGCTGCTGGACGCGGTCGCGGCCACGCCCGCGGCCACGCTCAAGACCGGCGGCGTCGGCACCCGCGAGCTCACCCGGCTCGGCAAGGCCGCCGGCCTGCCGCCGGCCGAGGCCCGGTTCTGGCTCGTGCTCGCGCACGCGGCCGGGTTGGTCGCGGCCGTCCACGACCGCTCCGTCGGCCACGGCATGGACCCGGTGCACTACGCGGTCACCGGCGCGCACGCCCGCTGGCAGCGGCTCAGCCCGGCCGGCCGGCTCACCGCGCTGCTGCGCCACTGGCCCGCGCTCGCCCCGGCCGCGCTGGCCGCGCACCGCGGCGGCTTCGGGCCGGCCGGCGCCGCGCTGGTGCCGCACCCGGTCGACGCGGTCGCGCCGCGGCTGAAGGCCGGACTGCTGGACCTGCTGGCCGCGCTGCCCGAGGGCGTCGGGCTGCCGGCGCCGTTCGCGGCCGGGCCCGCGGTCGGCTGGCACCGCCCGCTCGACCGCCCGGTCACCGGCGATCGGGACGAGCTGGTGGTGCAGCTGTGGGAGGAGGGCCGGCTGTGCGGCGTCATCGCGCACGGCGCGCTCACGCCGCTGGGCCGGGCGCTGCGCAGCGGCACCGGAGACGACCTCGACCGGATCGCGGGTGAGCTGCTGCCGGACGCGGTCACCACCGCGTTGTTCCAGAACGATCTGACCGTTGTCGTGCCCGGCATCCCGGACGCCGACCTCGCCGCGCTGCTCGACTCGTGTGCCGACCGGGAATCCCGCGGCAGCGCCGGAACGTGGCGGTTCACCGCCGCGTCGGTCCGCCGCGCGCTCGACGACGGGCACCGCGCCGAGGACCTGCGCGCCGCGCTCAGCGCGGTGGGCAGGCTGCCGCAGGCGCTCGACTACCTGATCACCGACGTGGCGCGGCGGCACGGTCACGTGCGGGTGCGGCCGGCCGGGTGCGTGCTGCACACCGACGATCCGGCGCTGGTCACGGAGATCCTCTCCACCCGCGGGCCGGCCGCGCTCGGTCTCACCTCGGTCGCGCCGACCGTCCTGGTCAGCCCGGCCGGGGTCGGGGAGACGCTGGCCGTTCTGCGCGCGGCGGGATTCGCACCAGCCGGTGAGGACGCCACCGGTGGGCCGCTGATCCGCCGTCCCGCACCGGCGGCCGCCGCGGAAGCCGGGCCCGCACCGCGGGTCGTCGCGCCGATTCGGGATCACGGCCTCGGCGCGGACGACGCGCTGCATCTCGCGACGCTGCTGCTCGGCGCGGCGACACCGGCCGACCCGGTCGAGGAGGCCCGGCGGAAGATCGCGGCGCTGCGCCCGCGGAGCCGCCCGGCGGACGAGGAGATCGCGCTGCACGCGGAGCGACTCGACGGGGCGGCCCGGGCCACGCTCGCGGCCTGCGTCCGGGAGCGCCGCTCGGTGTACATCGAGTACGTCAACGCGGGCGGCCGCCGCTACACCAGGCTGGTCGAGCCGGTCGCGGTGGACGGCGAGTTCCTGGTGGGCTGGGTGCCGCCGCTGTCGGAAGAGGTGTCGTTCGCGCTCGGCCGGATCGTCTCGGTGGCACCGGAGTAA
- a CDS encoding DUF6912 family protein, whose amino-acid sequence MPDQNVRVYVPATLPLLATLREKGELGAPGDPVHAVTPHLREWYAEGDEEELEYVAFTRAAQSALVLLHRDPQAPRRRVVISADLPGGTLTRGDDQLGSSIMTLGGPLPLRAVAAIHVDSTDAVADVTAAVEAVPGALDGDEDAQFTVDGAEDHELEWYDATEVDRIS is encoded by the coding sequence GTGCCAGATCAGAATGTCCGGGTGTACGTCCCGGCCACGCTTCCGCTGCTCGCCACGCTGCGCGAGAAGGGTGAGCTGGGTGCGCCCGGCGATCCGGTGCACGCGGTCACGCCGCACCTGCGCGAGTGGTACGCGGAGGGCGACGAGGAAGAGCTGGAGTACGTGGCGTTCACCCGCGCAGCCCAGTCCGCGCTCGTGCTCCTGCACCGCGACCCGCAGGCGCCGCGCCGTCGCGTGGTGATCTCCGCAGACCTGCCCGGCGGCACGCTGACCCGCGGCGACGACCAGCTCGGCTCGTCGATCATGACGCTCGGCGGTCCGCTGCCGCTCCGCGCGGTCGCCGCGATCCACGTCGACTCCACGGACGCGGTGGCGGACGTGACGGCCGCGGTGGAGGCAGTGCCGGGCGCGCTCGACGGTGACGAGGACGCCCAGTTCACCGTGGACGGGGCCGAGGATCACGAGCTGGAGTGGTACGACGCGACCGAGGTCGACCGGATCAGCTGA
- a CDS encoding rhodanese-like domain-containing protein, with amino-acid sequence MWNEGVAFFAARLEMQIDVSDTHAALESGTPGFVLVDSRSAEAWTQAHVPGALHLPRREIAERGPALIDPATPVVVYCWGPGCDGATRAALAFAQLGYRVREMIGGIEYWIREGFTVRTPGGPTTREPDPLTAPLKGATCAC; translated from the coding sequence ATGTGGAACGAAGGTGTTGCCTTTTTCGCCGCGCGGCTCGAGATGCAGATCGACGTCTCCGACACGCATGCGGCACTGGAGTCCGGCACGCCCGGCTTCGTCCTGGTCGACTCCAGGTCCGCCGAGGCGTGGACGCAGGCGCACGTCCCCGGCGCGCTGCACCTGCCGCGGCGGGAGATCGCGGAGCGCGGCCCCGCGCTGATCGACCCGGCGACCCCGGTCGTCGTCTACTGCTGGGGGCCCGGCTGTGACGGCGCCACCCGGGCCGCGCTCGCGTTCGCGCAGCTCGGATACCGGGTACGGGAGATGATCGGCGGCATCGAGTACTGGATCCGGGAGGGGTTCACGGTGCGCACGCCGGGTGGGCCGACGACGCGCGAGCCGGATCCGCTGACCGCGCCGTTGAAGGGTGCGACCTGCGCCTGCTGA
- a CDS encoding Lrp/AsnC family transcriptional regulator yields the protein MAAVSPELDQTDWRILAELQRDGRISFAELARTVAMSASAVTERVRRLEELGVISGYRAVVTPERVGLHIMAFVRLRYPTGNYRPFHEMVARTPEIMEAHHVTGEDCFVLKVLAASMRHLEEITGRISALGGVTTSVVYSSHLPSRAVTAPSMTD from the coding sequence ATGGCCGCCGTTTCACCGGAACTCGATCAGACCGACTGGCGAATCCTCGCCGAACTCCAGCGCGACGGCCGGATCAGCTTCGCGGAACTCGCCCGCACGGTCGCGATGTCGGCCAGCGCGGTCACCGAACGGGTCCGCCGGCTGGAGGAACTCGGCGTCATCTCCGGTTACCGCGCCGTGGTGACACCGGAGCGGGTCGGCCTGCACATCATGGCGTTCGTCCGGCTGCGCTACCCGACCGGCAACTACCGCCCGTTCCACGAGATGGTGGCGCGTACCCCCGAGATCATGGAAGCTCATCACGTCACCGGCGAGGACTGCTTCGTCCTGAAGGTGCTGGCCGCGTCGATGCGGCACCTGGAGGAGATCACCGGCCGGATCAGCGCGCTGGGCGGCGTCACCACCAGCGTGGTCTACTCCAGCCACCTGCCGTCCCGCGCAGTGACCGCACCGTCGATGACAGACTGA
- a CDS encoding helix-turn-helix transcriptional regulator yields the protein MEPRFLLLSDVAAELNVSDSQVYHMVRRGELPAIKIGGRGQWRVERARLEEYIAAKYAETAEWVAQNPLTERDEEA from the coding sequence GTGGAGCCGAGGTTCCTGCTGCTGTCCGACGTCGCCGCCGAGCTGAACGTCTCCGACTCGCAGGTCTACCACATGGTCCGCCGCGGCGAGCTGCCCGCGATCAAGATCGGCGGCCGGGGACAGTGGCGCGTGGAACGCGCCCGGCTCGAGGAGTACATCGCCGCGAAGTACGCGGAAACCGCGGAGTGGGTGGCCCAGAACCCCCTGACCGAACGCGACGAAGAGGCCTGA
- a CDS encoding Rv3235 family protein translates to MAMRLADPRGIRPAIRVTRVPALDPPFEDEPFAWSDADQLTLPWRPRESAVDGRADVASPDGPVPPGGGSPAGGGITPGGGITPGGDTWPDGALPRTGGASPAADVSAVGGDSPSSDASPVGKPSPIGGVSSGGGIPPDGGAAPGSGVPAPGSVLPAGNMSLSELAALAGVRVPPPIAAEALAGASSEARGAAHRFLIRSLEILNGYRPIGHLRAVSALMAAPTILTSADTALRAIARMRRAAGLPPVAGRRPLVPEGRVQPRRLRVCEPRPGVAEASAVLTTAGRTWALAYRLELLHGRWLATAFTVV, encoded by the coding sequence ATGGCCATGCGACTTGCTGATCCCCGCGGCATCCGGCCCGCCATCCGGGTCACCCGCGTTCCCGCGCTCGACCCACCCTTCGAGGACGAGCCGTTCGCCTGGTCCGACGCCGACCAGCTCACGCTTCCGTGGCGTCCACGAGAGAGCGCCGTCGACGGGCGAGCTGACGTCGCCTCGCCGGACGGCCCTGTGCCGCCGGGCGGCGGCAGCCCGGCGGGCGGCGGCATCACGCCGGGCGGCGGCATCACGCCGGGCGGCGATACCTGGCCAGATGGCGCCCTGCCGCGCACTGGCGGCGCCTCGCCAGCCGCCGACGTGTCAGCCGTCGGTGGAGACTCACCGAGTAGCGATGCCTCACCAGTCGGCAAGCCGTCGCCCATCGGCGGCGTCTCGTCTGGCGGCGGCATCCCGCCAGACGGCGGCGCGGCGCCCGGCAGCGGCGTGCCGGCGCCCGGCAGCGTGTTGCCGGCCGGCAACATGTCGCTGTCCGAATTGGCAGCGCTGGCCGGGGTGCGCGTTCCACCGCCGATCGCGGCCGAGGCGTTGGCCGGCGCGTCCAGCGAGGCACGCGGCGCAGCGCACCGATTCCTGATCCGCTCACTGGAGATCCTCAACGGCTACCGGCCGATCGGGCACCTGCGCGCCGTTTCCGCGCTCATGGCCGCCCCGACGATCCTGACCAGTGCCGACACCGCGCTACGCGCCATTGCCCGCATGCGCCGCGCCGCCGGACTGCCACCGGTCGCCGGCCGTCGTCCTCTCGTGCCAGAGGGGCGGGTCCAACCACGCCGCCTCCGTGTCTGCGAGCCCCGCCCCGGCGTGGCGGAAGCCTCCGCCGTCCTCACCACGGCCGGCCGCACCTGGGCCCTGGCCTACCGCCTCGAACTGCTGCACGGCCGCTGGCTGGCCACCGCCTTCACCGTCGTCTAG
- a CDS encoding GNAT family N-acetyltransferase gives MKPVEIISDGLLLRDWAPGDVDALHHAVVHPDVQRWLPLPTDPAANADFALHQAPAQREAGSGLHLGVFDAADGGLLGSVTLTKIDKGAGAGGYAEVGYWVTPGARGARIAERATRALLQWGFTELGLGLVGWRARVGNHASRITALRLGFTMEGTARSIRLGPEGTRFDRWAASLLPADLTESGRPDSPAIALEARRARIFGGPRPVLAGPGGVRLRAAEERDLPAIVETCRDPETLRWTTVPEDYTLADAAGYSLGYQPAQWAAGTAAMFVFTGPDDAYAGNMDLRLTKPGDPLFADVGFSAAPHTRGRGYTTTALRTVCEWGFETLGLERIEWLAHVGNDASRRVAEKAGFTVEGVRRSGLAHRGERRDVWAGGLVPADLERTAR, from the coding sequence ATGAAGCCCGTGGAGATCATTTCTGACGGCTTGCTGCTGCGCGACTGGGCACCGGGCGACGTGGACGCGCTGCACCACGCGGTCGTCCATCCCGACGTCCAGCGCTGGCTGCCACTGCCCACCGATCCGGCCGCGAACGCGGACTTCGCGCTGCATCAGGCGCCCGCGCAGCGCGAGGCCGGCAGCGGGCTGCACCTCGGCGTGTTCGACGCCGCGGACGGCGGCCTGCTCGGCTCGGTGACCCTGACCAAAATCGATAAAGGCGCCGGAGCAGGGGGGTACGCCGAGGTCGGCTACTGGGTGACGCCCGGCGCGCGCGGTGCCCGGATCGCCGAGCGGGCCACCCGCGCGCTGCTCCAGTGGGGGTTCACCGAGCTCGGCCTCGGCCTGGTCGGCTGGCGTGCCCGAGTGGGCAACCACGCGTCCCGGATCACCGCGCTGCGTCTCGGCTTCACCATGGAGGGCACCGCCCGGTCGATACGCCTCGGGCCGGAAGGCACCCGCTTCGACCGGTGGGCCGCGTCGTTGCTGCCGGCGGACCTGACCGAGTCCGGCCGGCCGGACTCCCCCGCGATCGCGCTCGAGGCACGCCGCGCCCGGATCTTCGGCGGGCCGCGCCCGGTGCTGGCCGGACCCGGCGGGGTGCGGCTGCGGGCGGCCGAGGAGCGGGATCTGCCGGCCATCGTGGAGACCTGCCGCGACCCGGAGACGCTGCGCTGGACCACGGTGCCGGAGGACTACACGCTGGCGGACGCGGCCGGGTACTCGCTCGGCTACCAGCCCGCGCAGTGGGCGGCCGGCACCGCCGCGATGTTCGTCTTCACCGGCCCGGACGACGCGTACGCCGGGAACATGGACCTGCGGCTGACCAAACCGGGCGACCCGCTCTTCGCGGACGTCGGCTTCTCCGCCGCGCCGCACACCCGGGGCCGGGGGTACACCACGACCGCGTTGCGTACCGTCTGCGAGTGGGGTTTCGAGACGCTGGGACTGGAGCGCATCGAGTGGCTCGCGCACGTCGGCAACGACGCGTCCCGGCGGGTGGCGGAGAAGGCCGGCTTCACCGTCGAGGGCGTGCGCCGCTCGGGACTGGCGCACCGCGGTGAACGCCGCGACGTGTGGGCCGGCGGCCTGGTCCCGGCCGATCTCGAACGGACGGCGAGGTGA
- a CDS encoding GNAT family N-acetyltransferase, producing MDRTTIEDQGVRLRPLRRTDAADVVAACSDPLTQRFLPLLPRPYTESDALWWIEEGAEAEWRQGGGVWAIADPDTDRLLGTVGLHRVVRERAQAEVGYWVGPWARGRGVATAATVALAAHAFAHGFARLELLTELENVASQRVALAAGFQREAVRRGVAPDRDGARTDLLAFARLAGDPPGPVVRWLPDLPGGELSDGVVTLRPLLPGDEDFLYTLLNQPDVVATSVPAVAPDRREIALRCARSQAHWLAGDRADLVILDTATGRPTGDIGLYYQERNTGQAMIGYAMLPEWRGRGFPTRAVQLVALWSFAETSIARLTAGTNPQNAGSQRVLEKAGFQREGYHRSRLPGANGRRIDDVSFAMVAADLLSRATS from the coding sequence ATGGACCGGACGACGATCGAGGACCAGGGGGTACGGCTGCGCCCGCTGCGCCGCACCGACGCCGCGGACGTGGTCGCGGCCTGCTCCGACCCGCTGACCCAGCGCTTCCTGCCGCTGCTGCCCCGGCCGTACACGGAGTCGGACGCGCTGTGGTGGATCGAGGAGGGCGCGGAGGCGGAGTGGCGGCAGGGCGGCGGTGTCTGGGCGATCGCCGACCCGGACACCGACCGACTGCTCGGCACGGTCGGCCTGCACCGAGTGGTACGGGAGCGGGCTCAGGCCGAGGTCGGCTACTGGGTCGGCCCGTGGGCCCGGGGCCGGGGCGTCGCGACCGCCGCGACCGTGGCGCTCGCCGCGCACGCGTTCGCGCACGGCTTCGCCCGTCTGGAGCTGCTCACCGAGCTGGAGAACGTGGCCAGCCAGCGGGTCGCGCTCGCGGCCGGGTTCCAGCGGGAGGCGGTACGCCGCGGCGTCGCTCCGGACCGGGACGGCGCCCGCACCGACCTGCTCGCGTTCGCCCGGCTCGCCGGTGACCCGCCCGGCCCGGTCGTGCGCTGGCTGCCGGACCTGCCCGGCGGTGAGCTGAGCGACGGCGTGGTCACGCTGCGCCCGCTGCTGCCCGGCGACGAGGACTTCCTGTACACGCTGCTCAACCAGCCGGACGTGGTCGCGACCAGCGTGCCGGCGGTCGCGCCGGACCGGCGGGAGATCGCACTGCGGTGCGCCCGGTCGCAGGCGCACTGGCTGGCCGGGGACCGCGCCGACCTGGTCATCCTGGACACCGCGACCGGCCGTCCGACCGGCGACATCGGGCTGTACTACCAGGAGCGCAACACCGGACAGGCGATGATCGGGTACGCGATGCTGCCGGAGTGGCGGGGCCGCGGCTTCCCGACCCGGGCCGTGCAGCTGGTGGCGCTCTGGTCGTTCGCCGAGACGTCGATCGCGCGGCTGACCGCCGGCACGAACCCGCAGAACGCCGGCTCGCAGCGTGTGCTGGAGAAGGCCGGCTTCCAGCGGGAGGGCTACCACCGCTCCCGGCTGCCCGGTGCGAACGGCCGGCGGATCGACGACGTGTCGTTCGCCATGGTGGCGGCCGACCTGCTCAGCCGCGCCACGTCGTAA
- the hpf gene encoding ribosome hibernation-promoting factor, HPF/YfiA family: MDIVVKGRNVEVPDHYRVHVAEKLEKIERYDQKLIRVDVELFHERNPRQSDHCQRVEITVVSRGPVIRAEACAADFYSALDSAITKLETRLRRSADRRRVHRGRRTPVSVAAATAGLPAEGFAPLGGGSTTLVQERESEPELDDDQPWHIVREKEHSSIPMSVDDALFQMELVGHDFYLFMDKETGRPSVVYRRHGYDYGVLSLEA, translated from the coding sequence GTGGACATTGTCGTCAAGGGTCGCAACGTTGAGGTGCCGGACCACTACCGAGTGCACGTCGCCGAGAAGCTCGAGAAGATCGAGCGTTACGACCAGAAACTCATCCGCGTCGACGTCGAGCTGTTTCACGAGCGCAATCCGCGCCAATCCGATCACTGCCAGCGAGTCGAGATCACCGTCGTTTCCCGCGGCCCGGTGATCCGCGCCGAGGCATGTGCCGCCGACTTCTACAGCGCTCTGGACAGCGCTATCACCAAGCTCGAGACGCGACTCCGCCGGTCCGCCGACCGCCGCCGCGTGCACCGCGGCCGCCGTACCCCGGTCTCGGTCGCCGCCGCGACCGCCGGGCTTCCGGCCGAAGGCTTCGCCCCGCTGGGCGGCGGGTCCACCACTCTGGTCCAGGAGCGCGAGTCCGAGCCCGAGCTCGACGACGATCAGCCCTGGCACATCGTCCGGGAGAAGGAGCACTCCTCGATCCCGATGAGCGTGGACGACGCTCTGTTCCAGATGGAACTGGTCGGGCACGACTTCTATCTCTTCATGGACAAGGAGACCGGCCGTCCGAGCGTCGTCTACCGGCGCCACGGCTACGACTACGGCGTCCTCTCGCTCGAGGCCTGA
- a CDS encoding ComF family protein, which produces MHAGLWATLTDLVLPSACAGCGATGRALRRAVCADCAATLRALTPFATGPDPAPPGFPPCAALGPYAGVLRAALLDYKERGRRALARPLGLLLGDVIAAAAPGPAAVLVPVPSTPRAVRERQGDHLAALTGWAASRLRAAGVRTTLARPLTARSAADSTRLSAAGRMAEATAKFRVRARVAGRLRDTPGAVILVDDIVTTGATLAVIAARLRASGVPVTGAAVLAATLRRTPLSPERAGCANLLDTVLGTERDAGRNTG; this is translated from the coding sequence ATGCACGCGGGACTCTGGGCGACGCTGACCGATCTCGTGCTGCCGTCCGCCTGCGCGGGCTGCGGTGCCACCGGCCGGGCGCTGCGCCGCGCGGTCTGTGCCGACTGCGCGGCCACGCTGCGGGCGCTCACACCGTTCGCCACCGGGCCGGACCCGGCGCCGCCCGGCTTCCCGCCGTGCGCCGCGCTCGGGCCGTACGCGGGCGTGCTCCGCGCCGCCCTGCTCGACTACAAGGAGCGCGGCCGGCGAGCGCTGGCCCGCCCGCTCGGCCTGCTGCTCGGCGACGTGATCGCCGCGGCCGCACCCGGCCCGGCCGCCGTGCTGGTGCCGGTCCCGTCCACGCCGCGGGCCGTCCGGGAGCGGCAGGGCGACCATCTGGCGGCGCTGACCGGCTGGGCCGCGTCCCGGCTGCGCGCCGCGGGTGTGCGCACCACGCTGGCCCGCCCGCTGACCGCCCGGTCCGCCGCGGACTCGACGCGGCTCTCCGCGGCCGGACGGATGGCCGAGGCCACGGCCAAGTTCCGGGTTCGCGCGCGGGTGGCGGGCCGGCTGCGCGACACGCCCGGGGCGGTGATTCTGGTCGACGACATCGTGACCACCGGGGCGACGCTCGCGGTGATCGCGGCGCGACTACGGGCGTCCGGCGTGCCCGTGACCGGCGCGGCCGTGCTTGCCGCAACGTTGAGACGCACGCCTTTGTCCCCCGAACGTGCCGGATGCGCGAATCTTCTCGACACGGTCTTGGGAACGGAGCGTGACGCCGGGCGGAACACGGGTTAG
- a CDS encoding LpqB family beta-propeller domain-containing protein produces the protein MRRVTAAVLVALLAAAGVTGCGIPGSTDVQVHGEKPSPDAPGGVDTITPVTRETAPTGTAEALVKSFLAAAAGDPEQAVQRARSFIAPTQRAEWKPSNEINIVRLPKDAVITEAEPFSTAELTVQHLGVLNPNGSMDPPNNDETKYTFTVGQIAGQTGWWVLEPPPLLLLSAAELELRYTSTPVYFWNKERTALVPDLRWLSLSVSAERRPTELLEWLGAGPSALLGAATDGLPANVKPKGNVPKVVGDDPLEVNLSAEAGALDDDTIWRLGAQLYWTLRDFAGGGVQVKVEGQARAAFAGDARVLAANPSSALIDDPNRFAVYDGQIVRMSSSQAPGPGGDVPLATVDTNSGVSLAAYSRLGQRTVGAWVRDRGNGAGRELVVNAEVPGRVLRIPLGDDQAGRPAWLWAPGTVADQQPESLVGLILVNGRLQQFGTQEPELTSVPVSSLPGSGITAMAVSYDGQRIALVAGGRVFVTTLTRTETSVKAGTVVREVPTSLTGITAVDFAAEDWLIVAGQKSGQSAIAEVTVDGVDERDRVTDLGSAQVTYLAAYPLNPIRPNGSGGSQAAYVANNIAYSLLFSSNRIETTQLAQPPADAVSSRISAPFFLE, from the coding sequence GTGAGAAGGGTCACAGCCGCGGTCCTGGTGGCGCTGCTGGCGGCGGCCGGGGTGACCGGTTGCGGCATCCCCGGCTCGACCGATGTGCAGGTGCACGGCGAGAAACCGTCGCCGGACGCGCCGGGCGGCGTCGACACGATCACGCCGGTCACCCGGGAGACCGCGCCGACCGGCACGGCCGAGGCGCTGGTCAAGTCCTTCCTGGCGGCCGCGGCCGGCGACCCGGAGCAGGCCGTGCAGCGGGCCCGGTCGTTCATCGCGCCGACCCAGCGCGCGGAGTGGAAGCCGTCCAACGAGATCAACATCGTCCGGCTGCCGAAGGACGCGGTCATCACGGAGGCGGAGCCGTTCTCCACCGCCGAGCTCACCGTGCAGCACCTCGGCGTGCTCAACCCGAACGGCTCGATGGACCCGCCGAACAACGACGAGACGAAGTACACCTTCACGGTCGGCCAGATCGCCGGTCAGACCGGTTGGTGGGTGCTCGAGCCGCCGCCGCTTCTGCTGCTGTCCGCCGCCGAGCTGGAGCTGCGGTACACCAGCACGCCGGTCTACTTCTGGAACAAGGAGCGGACCGCGCTCGTCCCGGACCTGCGCTGGCTGTCGCTGAGCGTGTCCGCCGAGCGCCGCCCGACCGAGCTGCTGGAGTGGCTCGGCGCCGGCCCGTCCGCGCTGCTCGGCGCCGCGACCGACGGCCTGCCGGCGAACGTCAAGCCGAAGGGCAACGTGCCTAAGGTGGTCGGCGACGATCCGCTGGAGGTCAACCTGAGCGCCGAGGCCGGTGCGCTGGACGACGACACGATCTGGCGGCTCGGCGCCCAGCTCTACTGGACGTTGCGCGACTTCGCCGGCGGCGGCGTGCAGGTCAAGGTGGAGGGGCAGGCGCGGGCCGCGTTCGCCGGGGACGCCCGGGTGCTCGCCGCGAACCCGTCGTCCGCGCTGATCGACGACCCGAACCGGTTCGCCGTCTACGACGGGCAGATCGTGCGGATGAGCAGCAGCCAGGCCCCGGGACCGGGCGGTGACGTGCCGCTGGCGACCGTGGATACGAACTCCGGCGTCAGCCTCGCGGCGTACTCCCGGCTCGGCCAGCGCACGGTCGGCGCGTGGGTGCGCGACCGCGGCAACGGCGCGGGCCGCGAGCTGGTGGTGAACGCGGAGGTCCCCGGCCGGGTGCTGCGCATTCCGCTCGGCGACGACCAGGCCGGCCGCCCGGCCTGGCTCTGGGCGCCCGGAACGGTCGCGGACCAGCAGCCGGAGAGCCTGGTCGGGCTGATCCTGGTCAACGGGCGGCTGCAGCAGTTCGGCACGCAGGAACCGGAACTCACGTCGGTGCCGGTGAGCAGCCTGCCCGGTTCCGGGATCACGGCGATGGCGGTGTCCTACGACGGTCAGCGGATCGCGCTGGTCGCCGGCGGCCGGGTGTTCGTCACGACGCTGACCCGCACGGAGACCAGCGTGAAGGCCGGCACCGTGGTCCGCGAGGTGCCGACGTCGCTGACCGGCATCACCGCGGTGGACTTCGCGGCCGAGGACTGGCTGATCGTGGCCGGCCAGAAGTCGGGGCAGAGCGCGATCGCCGAGGTCACGGTGGATGGTGTCGACGAGCGCGACCGGGTGACCGACCTGGGCTCGGCGCAGGTCACCTACCTCGCGGCGTACCCGCTGAACCCGATCCGGCCGAACGGCAGCGGGGGCAGCCAGGCCGCGTACGTCGCGAACAACATCGCGTACAGCCTGCTGTTCAGTTCCAACCGGATCGAGACCACACAGCTGGCGCAGCCGCCGGCGGACGCGGTGTCCAGCCGGATCAGCGCGCCGTTCTTCCTGGAGTGA